From one Bacteroides eggerthii genomic stretch:
- a CDS encoding potassium channel family protein — MKYIIIGLGNYGHVLAEELSALGHEVIGADISSSRVDGLKDKIATAFVIDATDEQALSVLPLNSVDVVIVAIGENFGSSIRVVALLKQKKVKRIYARAIDAIHRSVLDAFGLERILTPEEDAARGLVHLLEFGADIETFRVDANYYVVKFTVPERFIGYSVNELKLDKEFGLKLLALKRAETLKNCLGISFTEHDVVNGLPDDDLIQAGDRLVCYGQYRDFRKFWKAL; from the coding sequence ATGAAGTATATCATTATCGGTCTGGGCAATTACGGTCACGTGCTTGCCGAGGAACTTTCTGCTTTGGGGCACGAAGTGATAGGCGCCGACATCAGTTCGTCCCGCGTGGATGGCTTGAAGGACAAGATAGCGACAGCATTTGTTATTGATGCAACGGACGAGCAGGCACTCTCTGTGCTTCCCTTGAACAGCGTGGATGTGGTGATTGTCGCTATCGGCGAGAACTTTGGCTCGTCCATTCGTGTAGTGGCTCTTTTGAAGCAGAAAAAGGTGAAACGCATCTATGCCAGGGCCATTGATGCCATACACCGTTCGGTGCTCGATGCTTTCGGGCTGGAGCGTATTCTGACGCCCGAAGAGGATGCGGCGCGCGGCTTGGTGCATTTGCTGGAGTTCGGTGCGGATATTGAAACGTTTCGTGTAGATGCCAACTATTATGTCGTGAAGTTCACTGTGCCCGAAAGGTTTATCGGTTACAGCGTGAATGAATTGAAACTCGATAAGGAATTCGGGTTGAAATTGCTTGCCTTGAAGCGTGCCGAGACGCTGAAAAACTGCTTGGGCATCTCTTTTACGGAGCATGATGTTGTAAACGGACTGCCGGATGATGACCTGATACAGGCGGGAGACCGGTTGGTGTGTTACGGGCAGTATCGGGACTTCCGGAAGTTTTGGAAAGCGCTGTGA
- a CDS encoding TrkH family potassium uptake protein, whose protein sequence is MKIYHKFLLYQNKWIYPYVRVALRVMTTLTYLASILLIVGLVYEHGFRISAAEAHQLQRLYHGVWIVFLADISLHIALEYKDTRRTFSRLTWILTFLLYLTLVPVVFHRPEVEGAVQAVWDFLDGRMYHLSLLLVLSFLNLSYGLVRLLGRRTNPSLILAVSFLIIILVGTGLLMLPRSTVSGISWVDSLFISTSAVCVTGLTSVDVASTFTTTGFVIIILLIQIGGLGVMTLTSFFAMFFMGNTSLYNQLVVRDMVSSNSLNSLLSTLVYILGFTLAIEGAGMLAIWSDIHGTMGMDIHEELAFSAFHSISAFCNAGFSTLPGNLGNPLLLAGHHNPFYIYISLLIILGGIGFPILVNFKDIILYHIRRFWRFLRTWEWDGRRFYHLYNLNTRIVLIVTFLLLVFGTLGIALFEWNGSFAGMPVADKWTQAFFNAVCPRTAGFSSVDLAGLGVQTLLLYLILMWIGGGSQSTAGGIKVNAFAVVVLNLVAVLRGTERVEVFGRELSYDSIRRSNATVVMSFGVLFIFIFVISILEPKLSLLTIAFECVSAISTVGSSLNATPLLGDDSKLLVALLMFVGRVGLITLMLGIIKQKKHTKYRYPSGQIIIN, encoded by the coding sequence ATGAAGATTTATCATAAGTTCCTTTTGTATCAGAATAAATGGATTTATCCTTATGTGCGTGTGGCGTTGAGGGTTATGACGACTTTGACCTATCTGGCATCCATTTTGCTTATTGTCGGGTTGGTGTACGAGCATGGGTTCAGGATTTCGGCTGCGGAAGCCCACCAGTTGCAGCGCCTGTATCATGGGGTGTGGATTGTTTTCTTGGCGGACATATCCTTGCACATTGCGTTGGAGTATAAGGACACGCGGCGGACTTTCAGCAGGCTGACGTGGATATTGACTTTTTTGCTTTATTTGACGTTGGTTCCGGTTGTGTTTCATCGTCCGGAGGTGGAAGGCGCTGTGCAGGCTGTCTGGGACTTTTTGGACGGCAGGATGTATCATCTTTCATTGTTGCTGGTGCTTTCTTTCCTTAATTTGTCCTATGGCTTGGTGAGGCTGTTGGGACGGCGGACAAACCCTTCGCTCATTTTGGCTGTCAGCTTCCTTATCATAATACTGGTGGGGACGGGACTGCTGATGCTTCCCCGTTCTACGGTGTCGGGCATCTCGTGGGTCGATTCGCTGTTCATCTCCACAAGTGCGGTGTGTGTGACGGGGCTGACCTCGGTGGATGTGGCGTCCACCTTTACGACAACGGGGTTCGTAATCATCATCCTGCTGATTCAGATTGGCGGTTTGGGGGTGATGACGCTGACGAGCTTCTTCGCAATGTTCTTCATGGGCAATACTTCTTTGTACAATCAGTTGGTGGTGCGCGATATGGTCAGCTCCAACTCGTTGAACTCGCTGCTCTCCACGCTGGTCTATATCCTCGGCTTCACGTTGGCGATAGAGGGGGCGGGGATGCTCGCCATTTGGAGTGATATTCATGGCACGATGGGCATGGACATACACGAGGAACTGGCTTTCTCGGCTTTCCATTCCATATCTGCGTTCTGCAATGCCGGTTTCTCCACCTTGCCGGGCAATCTGGGCAATCCGCTGTTGCTGGCGGGGCATCATAATCCGTTTTATATATACATATCCCTGTTGATTATTCTCGGTGGTATCGGTTTCCCGATATTGGTGAACTTCAAAGATATTATTCTTTATCACATACGCCGCTTCTGGAGATTTCTGCGCACGTGGGAGTGGGATGGCCGCAGGTTCTATCATCTTTATAACCTGAACACACGTATCGTGTTGATTGTCACATTCCTGCTGTTGGTATTCGGTACGCTGGGCATAGCCCTTTTTGAGTGGAACGGCTCTTTTGCAGGCATGCCGGTTGCCGATAAGTGGACACAGGCGTTTTTCAATGCGGTTTGTCCTCGTACGGCGGGCTTTTCCAGTGTGGATCTGGCAGGCTTGGGCGTGCAGACGCTGCTGCTCTATCTTATATTGATGTGGATTGGCGGCGGTTCGCAGTCCACTGCGGGCGGCATCAAGGTGAATGCTTTTGCTGTGGTGGTGCTGAACCTTGTGGCGGTGTTGCGCGGAACGGAGCGGGTGGAGGTTTTCGGGCGTGAATTGTCGTACGACTCTATCAGGCGTTCCAACGCTACGGTGGTGATGTCGTTCGGTGTATTGTTCATATTCATCTTTGTGATCAGCATTTTGGAACCGAAACTTTCATTGCTTACCATTGCCTTTGAGTGTGTTTCGGCCATCAGTACGGTGGGTTCCAGCCTGAACGCTACCCCTTTGCTGGGGGACGACAGCAAACTGCTGGTGGCGCTCCTAATGTTTGTGGGGCGTGTAGGGCTGATAACCTTGATGCTCGGCATCATCAAGCAAAAGAAGCATACGAAATACCGGTATCCGAGCGGACAGATTATTATTAACTGA
- a CDS encoding TrpB-like pyridoxal phosphate-dependent enzyme, which yields MSNKTKRFILPEDEIPRYWYNIQADMVNKPMPPLNPATKQPLKAEDLYPIFAQELCRQELNQTDAWIEIPEQVREMYKYYRSTPLVRAYGLEKALGTPAHIYFKNESVSPMGSHKLNSALPQAYYCKQEGVTNVTTETGAGQWGASLAYAARLFGLEAAVYQVKISYEQKPYRRSIMQTFGAQVTPSPSMSTRAGKDILTAHPNHQGSLGTAISEAIELARSTPNCKYTLGSVLSHVTLHQTVIGLEAEKQMEMAGEYPDMVIACFGGGSNFGGITFPFMRHTILEGKKTRFIAAEPASCPKLTRGKFQYDFGDEAGYTPLLPMFTLGHNFAPANIHAGGLRYHGAGVIVSQLLKDGYMEAMDIKQLESFDAGCLFAQAEGIIPAPESCHAIAATIREANKCKETGEEKVILFNLSGHGLIDMASYDKYLAGDLQNYELTDNDIQKNLDEIGNLA from the coding sequence ATGAGCAACAAGACAAAAAGATTCATTCTTCCGGAAGACGAAATTCCACGTTACTGGTACAACATACAAGCCGATATGGTGAACAAACCCATGCCGCCGCTTAATCCCGCTACCAAGCAACCATTGAAAGCGGAAGATTTATATCCCATCTTCGCACAGGAACTTTGCCGTCAGGAGCTCAACCAGACAGATGCCTGGATTGAAATTCCCGAACAAGTGCGTGAAATGTACAAATACTACCGCAGCACCCCGCTGGTGCGCGCCTACGGACTGGAAAAAGCACTCGGCACCCCGGCGCATATCTATTTCAAAAACGAGAGCGTCAGTCCGATGGGGTCTCACAAGTTGAACTCTGCCCTGCCGCAGGCCTACTATTGCAAACAGGAGGGTGTGACGAATGTCACCACCGAAACCGGAGCCGGACAATGGGGAGCCTCGCTGGCCTATGCCGCCCGCCTCTTCGGGCTGGAAGCCGCCGTATACCAAGTGAAAATCAGCTATGAGCAGAAACCATACCGCCGCAGCATCATGCAGACATTCGGTGCACAGGTCACTCCTTCACCGTCCATGTCCACCCGCGCCGGAAAAGATATACTGACCGCCCACCCCAATCATCAGGGTTCGCTGGGTACAGCCATTTCCGAAGCCATTGAACTGGCACGAAGCACCCCCAACTGCAAATATACACTCGGCTCCGTACTGAGCCACGTAACGCTGCATCAGACCGTAATCGGCCTGGAAGCCGAAAAACAAATGGAAATGGCCGGTGAATATCCCGATATGGTCATTGCCTGCTTTGGCGGAGGTTCCAACTTCGGCGGCATTACGTTCCCCTTCATGCGGCACACGATCCTCGAAGGAAAGAAAACGCGCTTCATCGCCGCCGAACCGGCTTCCTGCCCGAAGCTGACACGCGGAAAATTCCAATATGACTTCGGCGACGAAGCCGGATATACCCCTTTGCTGCCAATGTTTACACTGGGACACAACTTTGCTCCTGCCAACATCCATGCCGGCGGCTTGCGCTATCATGGTGCAGGCGTCATCGTGTCGCAACTGCTGAAAGACGGCTATATGGAAGCAATGGACATCAAACAACTCGAATCGTTCGATGCCGGCTGTCTCTTTGCACAGGCAGAAGGCATCATCCCCGCACCCGAATCCTGCCACGCCATTGCAGCCACCATCCGCGAAGCAAACAAATGCAAGGAAACGGGTGAGGAAAAAGTGATCCTGTTCAACCTGTCCGGTCATGGACTCATCGACATGGCGTCGTATGACAAATACCTCGCCGGCGATTTGCAGAATTATGAACTGACCGATAACGACATTCAGAAGAATCTGGATGAAATAGGTAACTTGGCTTAA
- a CDS encoding chloride channel protein, with translation MRLFQEIKNWKTVRGWHIWKLKLVDARLYFVSMVVGLLTGLIAVPYHYLLYYLLHVRSGLFASRPAWYWHIPLFMLFWGILILVSRLVGKMPLIGGGGIPQTRGAINGRITYRHPFIELISKFAGGILSVSAGLSLGREGPSVQIGSYVGCLVSRWTHILKGERKQLLAAGAGAGLAAAFAAPLASSLIVIESIERFDAPKTAITTLLAGVVAGVIATLVFPVNPYHLIEVSEPALAFWVQMKYFLILAVIISIVGKLYAAIMISFKRVYSAVKSPTSVKMFYLVLVAYIISLMQVNLTGGGEQFLLEQAQNGSTEMMWVLAVMLLHFGFSVCSVSSGLPGGNFIPTLVTGGLLGRFVGLIAVKYGIIGHESVTYVMLISMSAFLVAIERTPLTAIVLITEITGHFEVFYPSVVVGGLTYYFTELLQMKSFNVILYEDMVSSSDFQEEKRYALSVEVMTGSYFDGKAVGELSLPEHCVIIGVHRDGKNLVPAETSLIPGDQVQIEMDSQDIEKLYEPLVSMANIY, from the coding sequence ATGCGGTTGTTTCAGGAAATAAAGAATTGGAAAACGGTTCGTGGCTGGCATATTTGGAAGTTGAAGTTGGTGGATGCGCGGCTCTACTTTGTCAGTATGGTGGTGGGGCTGCTGACGGGACTTATAGCGGTTCCTTATCATTACCTGCTCTATTATCTGCTGCATGTCCGCAGCGGGCTTTTCGCTTCCCGTCCCGCTTGGTACTGGCATATTCCATTGTTCATGTTGTTTTGGGGGATCCTGATTCTTGTATCCCGGCTGGTCGGCAAAATGCCCCTTATCGGTGGCGGCGGTATTCCACAGACACGCGGGGCAATCAACGGGCGGATAACTTACCGGCATCCGTTCATTGAGTTGATATCCAAGTTTGCCGGCGGAATACTTTCCGTTTCTGCCGGGTTGTCGCTTGGGCGTGAGGGGCCTTCCGTCCAGATAGGTTCCTATGTCGGTTGCCTCGTTTCCCGGTGGACACATATTTTGAAGGGCGAACGCAAGCAGTTGTTGGCGGCGGGAGCAGGGGCAGGGCTTGCTGCGGCTTTTGCGGCACCGCTGGCTTCTTCATTGATTGTCATTGAGTCCATTGAGCGTTTCGATGCACCCAAGACGGCTATTACCACACTGCTGGCAGGCGTAGTGGCAGGTGTGATTGCCACTTTGGTATTTCCCGTAAACCCTTATCATCTGATTGAGGTGTCGGAGCCGGCTTTGGCTTTTTGGGTTCAAATGAAGTATTTCCTCATATTGGCTGTCATCATTTCCATTGTCGGCAAGCTATATGCTGCAATTATGATTTCGTTTAAGCGGGTATACTCTGCGGTCAAGTCTCCGACATCCGTCAAGATGTTCTATCTGGTGTTGGTGGCCTACATCATCTCATTGATGCAGGTGAACCTGACGGGCGGTGGCGAGCAGTTTCTGTTGGAACAGGCTCAGAACGGCAGTACGGAGATGATGTGGGTGCTTGCTGTCATGCTGTTGCATTTCGGCTTCTCGGTGTGTTCCGTCTCTTCCGGGCTGCCGGGGGGAAACTTTATCCCCACTTTGGTCACAGGTGGCTTGCTGGGGCGGTTTGTGGGATTGATTGCAGTGAAGTACGGCATTATCGGACACGAAAGCGTCACTTATGTCATGTTGATATCCATGTCGGCTTTCCTGGTGGCTATTGAGCGCACGCCGTTGACTGCCATTGTTCTGATAACGGAGATTACCGGGCATTTTGAAGTTTTCTATCCATCGGTGGTAGTAGGCGGCCTTACCTACTATTTTACGGAACTGCTTCAGATGAAATCTTTCAATGTAATCTTGTACGAGGATATGGTTAGCTCATCCGATTTTCAGGAAGAGAAGCGGTATGCGCTGTCTGTGGAAGTCATGACCGGTTCTTATTTTGACGGCAAGGCGGTTGGTGAGCTGTCCTTGCCCGAACATTGCGTTATCATCGGTGTGCATAGGGACGGAAAAAACCTGGTCCCGGCGGAAACAAGTTTGATTCCGGGAGACCAGGTGCAGATTGAAATGGATTCACAGGACATAGAGAAACTCTATGAACCGCTTGTCAGTATGGCAAATATCTATTAA
- a CDS encoding RagB/SusD family nutrient uptake outer membrane protein encodes MKTKLKHIFFASALMAAATNFTACSLDEVNPGEFTMDSLAETEETYEKIVNNCYFAIERYFYGASGASGVESNNWMAMTEATTDLWTYQRNKSTSYTQWFWFYAGASPNTTYTDNFWSGIYDGIGACNIAISKASKVPFKTEEARNAKVAEAHFLRAVYYFNAVEQFGGVTVLTEPTTEKNYHPERTEPMKIYEDIILPDLEFAAQWLPVGNDATTTTPTRKAAIGFLAKAYLQTIEYDASKKYASKALEYAKMLIEDAEKGGVKYNAHLYASYDDVFKESNNYNNKEALWKHRWFSGSGSHGSSSGNYRLNRNDEYFLCNLFNFGAITDTQDFRLSWEGGPSGLFMPTQHLLSLYVQEDGTLDPRFHESFTTEWKANTAYTWDQGTVNRFDRESSVEGKQIGVGELAVKFIMPQDEDYASEVTDKLEKGYLVVDYKDVYDDVKKNVKMTYSYTNPTEGYTSDGKSENLFNNFYPSLNKHNSSNYYVANANKKRNGNLNATFIMRTAEMYLIAAEADIYENGGSNALGYINTIRKRAGANPLSGTPTISMVLNERARELCGEYTRFYDLKRTGMLKDASYLKENHPDLAQFFKPEYGLRPISTNFTSTLEGGGNYYQNPGY; translated from the coding sequence ATGAAAACTAAATTGAAACATATATTTTTTGCGTCTGCATTGATGGCGGCTGCAACAAACTTTACGGCTTGTTCATTGGATGAAGTGAATCCGGGAGAGTTTACAATGGACTCTTTGGCAGAGACAGAAGAGACCTATGAAAAAATAGTAAACAACTGTTATTTCGCGATCGAACGTTACTTTTACGGCGCCAGTGGCGCCAGTGGAGTAGAGAGCAACAACTGGATGGCGATGACAGAGGCCACTACGGATTTATGGACTTACCAGCGTAATAAATCAACTTCATATACCCAGTGGTTTTGGTTTTATGCCGGTGCATCCCCAAACACCACTTATACGGACAATTTTTGGAGCGGCATCTATGACGGTATCGGAGCCTGCAACATAGCCATATCAAAAGCGTCAAAAGTACCGTTCAAGACCGAAGAAGCCCGTAATGCAAAGGTCGCCGAGGCTCACTTCCTGCGTGCCGTATACTATTTCAACGCTGTGGAGCAGTTTGGAGGAGTAACGGTTTTGACAGAACCTACTACGGAGAAGAACTATCATCCGGAACGGACAGAACCGATGAAAATTTATGAGGATATTATTCTTCCGGATTTGGAGTTTGCTGCTCAATGGTTACCGGTTGGCAATGATGCCACAACCACTACTCCGACCCGAAAAGCGGCTATTGGTTTCTTAGCTAAAGCCTATTTGCAGACGATAGAATATGATGCATCGAAGAAGTATGCGTCGAAGGCTTTGGAATATGCAAAGATGTTGATTGAAGATGCCGAGAAGGGGGGCGTGAAATATAATGCCCATTTGTATGCTTCGTATGACGATGTCTTTAAGGAATCGAATAATTATAATAATAAAGAAGCTCTTTGGAAGCACCGTTGGTTCTCAGGAAGCGGATCTCATGGCTCAAGTAGCGGTAATTACCGATTGAATAGAAATGATGAATATTTCTTGTGCAATCTTTTCAATTTCGGTGCGATAACCGATACACAGGATTTCCGTCTGTCATGGGAAGGGGGGCCTAGTGGTTTGTTTATGCCTACCCAGCATTTATTGAGTCTTTATGTGCAGGAGGATGGCACTTTGGATCCTCGCTTCCACGAGTCTTTTACTACGGAGTGGAAAGCTAATACTGCTTATACGTGGGATCAGGGCACTGTGAATAGATTTGATCGTGAAAGCAGTGTGGAAGGAAAGCAAATTGGAGTTGGAGAGCTGGCTGTGAAGTTCATTATGCCGCAAGATGAGGATTATGCATCGGAAGTCACCGATAAATTGGAGAAAGGTTATTTGGTGGTTGATTATAAGGATGTGTACGATGATGTGAAAAAGAATGTGAAGATGACCTACTCATATACCAATCCAACGGAAGGCTATACTTCGGACGGGAAATCGGAAAACCTGTTTAATAACTTTTATCCCTCGCTGAATAAGCATAACAGCAGCAATTATTATGTTGCCAATGCAAATAAGAAACGTAACGGTAATCTGAATGCAACATTTATCATGCGTACTGCAGAAATGTATTTGATTGCTGCCGAAGCTGACATTTACGAAAATGGCGGTTCTAATGCGTTAGGTTATATTAATACGATTCGTAAGCGTGCCGGAGCAAACCCTTTAAGCGGTACTCCTACCATAAGCATGGTGCTGAATGAAAGAGCTCGTGAATTGTGCGGTGAGTATACCCGTTTTTATGATTTGAAACGTACAGGTATGCTGAAAGATGCTAGTTATCTGAAAGAAAATCATCCGGATTTAGCACAGTTCTTTAAACCGGAATATGGATTGCGTCCTATCTCCACTAATTTTACTTCGACTTTGGAAGGCGGAGGAAACTATTATCAGAATCCGGGATATTGA
- a CDS encoding SusC/RagA family TonB-linked outer membrane protein codes for MRKDKEMKKTSKQNWEGFKRRTPIILGLSAVLCMPAVCSYASTNNTVAGESVHSILQGRTVTGKILDETGEPLIGVSVLVKGTTVGTITDIDGNYSLEIPSGKNILVISYIGYKTQDIAVGKSNQLNVKMEADTQALDEVIVVGYGTVKKRDVTGAVSSMKSKDVVIAPTNNVMEALSGKIAGMDIMKTSGQVGEDDDVKILLRGSRSIYGDNTPLFIIDGIPGNYNQINPSDIETVDVLKDASSTAIYGSAGANGVVIITTKRGVAGKATVNFDAYYGFSGTPDFYHGMVGDEWTRYQRESYKYINGQYPADMSAILTDPVKLEAYNQGKWIDWVDEAAGNTATTQKYSLSVTGGSEKTKIFASAAYTREEGLLSNDNRGKYAMRLNIDQEIFSWAKVGFTSNLTYTDRNQGVKNTFTKALSVFPLGDAYDENGNINHEYAPNEYSPLGDFIPDQYVNNTKGTYINVNGNLELTPLKGLSFKSVISATLNNSRAGTFLGAQCNANLPTYASSPHASILNSYTRGYTWENILSYNKTIAENHSIGGTFVTSWSHNQEESNMAAGSGQDLDAWSFWRLTSATSPHVESDFAQTQKMSYAVRFNYSYKGKYLLTFSNRWDGVSWLANKWDSFPAAALAWRISDETFMESTHDWLSNLKLRVGYGVTGNSGGVGAYGTLTNAIIYSGSGISIGGNNAPFAQYTGTYSNPDLAWEKSHNWNVGIDLGFLNNRIDGSIEWFTTKTKGLLFKRTLPVTTGNTGWGRPLDVWENLAETSNMGVEATINSHNIKTKDFSWDTTLSFTWSKEKINSLPTGDLIKENLFEGQPIHALYDYKYAGIWGSNVPQETLDAYGVKPGWVKIETLDKDGDGGVHKYGEDDRQILGHTNPDVILGLNNTFTYKNFDFSVFAMARYGQTIKSNLIGWYRASSDPSINQPAGVDYWTEENQNAYYPVPGSGKEQKVMSALTYRDGSFIKIKNITLGYTLPQVVSRKVLMEKCRFYATAYNPFLYVKDKELRGTDPETNGSDSFPLYKQFVFGVNITF; via the coding sequence ATGAGAAAAGACAAAGAAATGAAAAAAACTTCGAAACAAAATTGGGAGGGCTTCAAAAGGCGTACTCCTATTATTTTAGGACTATCGGCAGTATTATGTATGCCCGCTGTATGTTCCTACGCGAGTACAAACAATACGGTTGCCGGTGAATCAGTCCACTCTATTCTGCAGGGGCGTACTGTTACAGGCAAAATCCTAGATGAAACGGGAGAACCGTTAATTGGAGTATCTGTATTGGTTAAGGGTACAACAGTAGGTACAATTACCGATATTGACGGTAATTATTCTCTGGAAATTCCTTCTGGTAAGAATATTCTCGTTATATCTTATATAGGATACAAAACACAGGATATTGCTGTGGGCAAAAGTAATCAGTTGAATGTTAAAATGGAGGCTGATACACAAGCGTTGGATGAAGTGATAGTTGTGGGATACGGTACAGTGAAAAAGCGTGATGTGACAGGTGCGGTGTCTTCTATGAAAAGTAAAGACGTCGTTATTGCGCCTACTAATAATGTGATGGAAGCTCTATCCGGTAAGATTGCGGGTATGGATATTATGAAAACCAGCGGGCAGGTAGGTGAGGATGATGATGTGAAGATTCTGCTGCGCGGTTCCCGTTCCATTTATGGTGATAACACTCCGCTGTTTATTATTGACGGTATTCCGGGGAATTATAATCAGATCAATCCTTCTGACATTGAAACCGTAGATGTCCTGAAAGATGCTTCTTCAACGGCAATCTACGGTTCTGCCGGAGCGAATGGTGTAGTTATTATTACGACTAAACGTGGAGTTGCAGGAAAGGCTACGGTTAATTTTGATGCCTATTATGGATTTAGCGGTACTCCTGATTTTTACCATGGAATGGTAGGAGACGAATGGACACGATATCAGCGTGAATCTTATAAATATATCAATGGGCAATATCCGGCTGATATGTCTGCTATTCTTACTGATCCTGTTAAATTGGAAGCCTATAATCAGGGAAAATGGATTGATTGGGTAGATGAGGCAGCAGGAAATACCGCTACGACCCAGAAGTATAGCCTGTCTGTAACAGGGGGATCGGAGAAGACAAAAATCTTTGCATCAGCTGCTTATACTCGTGAAGAAGGCTTGTTAAGTAATGATAACAGGGGTAAGTATGCGATGCGATTGAATATCGATCAAGAGATATTTTCATGGGCTAAGGTTGGTTTTACCTCAAACTTGACGTATACAGATAGAAATCAAGGGGTAAAAAACACGTTTACTAAAGCGCTTTCTGTATTTCCTTTAGGAGATGCATACGACGAGAATGGTAATATCAATCATGAGTATGCTCCTAATGAATATTCCCCGTTGGGTGATTTTATTCCCGACCAGTATGTGAATAATACTAAGGGGACTTATATCAATGTAAATGGAAACCTTGAGCTGACTCCTTTGAAAGGCTTAAGCTTTAAATCAGTAATAAGTGCCACTTTGAATAATTCTCGTGCAGGAACATTTTTAGGTGCACAATGCAACGCTAATCTTCCGACTTATGCAAGTTCTCCGCATGCTTCTATTTTGAACTCATATACACGTGGATATACATGGGAAAATATATTGTCTTATAACAAGACAATCGCCGAGAATCATTCTATCGGAGGAACCTTTGTGACCTCTTGGAGTCATAATCAGGAGGAAAGCAATATGGCTGCGGGTAGCGGTCAGGATTTGGATGCGTGGTCATTCTGGCGTTTGACGTCAGCGACTTCTCCACATGTAGAATCAGATTTTGCACAGACTCAAAAAATGTCTTATGCCGTCCGTTTTAATTATTCATATAAGGGAAAGTATCTGTTGACATTCTCTAATCGTTGGGATGGAGTGTCTTGGCTGGCCAATAAATGGGATAGTTTTCCGGCAGCGGCATTGGCTTGGCGTATTTCTGATGAAACTTTTATGGAATCGACTCATGATTGGTTGAGCAATCTGAAATTACGTGTGGGGTATGGTGTTACCGGTAATTCGGGAGGAGTCGGTGCATACGGAACTCTTACCAATGCTATTATTTATTCCGGTTCAGGCATCAGTATCGGAGGTAATAATGCTCCGTTTGCCCAGTACACAGGTACCTATTCCAATCCTGATCTGGCTTGGGAGAAGTCGCACAACTGGAATGTCGGCATTGACTTAGGCTTTTTGAACAACCGTATTGACGGTTCGATTGAATGGTTCACTACAAAGACAAAAGGATTGTTGTTTAAGCGCACTTTACCCGTAACGACCGGTAATACCGGTTGGGGGCGCCCTCTAGATGTATGGGAGAATCTGGCTGAAACAAGTAATATGGGAGTTGAGGCAACCATTAATTCTCATAATATAAAGACTAAGGACTTTTCTTGGGATACGACGCTGTCGTTTACGTGGAGTAAGGAGAAAATCAATTCTCTGCCGACAGGCGATTTGATCAAAGAAAATTTGTTTGAAGGGCAGCCTATTCATGCCTTGTATGATTATAAGTATGCTGGAATCTGGGGAAGTAATGTTCCTCAAGAAACATTGGATGCTTATGGTGTGAAGCCGGGATGGGTGAAAATTGAGACACTTGACAAAGACGGTGACGGCGGTGTGCATAAATATGGCGAAGATGACCGTCAAATTTTGGGACATACTAATCCCGATGTCATTTTAGGCTTGAATAATACATTTACTTATAAAAACTTTGACTTTTCTGTCTTTGCAATGGCACGCTACGGGCAAACCATAAAAAGTAATTTGATAGGATGGTACAGAGCAAGTTCCGACCCTTCTATTAATCAGCCTGCCGGTGTGGATTATTGGACCGAAGAGAATCAGAATGCTTATTATCCGGTACCGGGTAGTGGCAAGGAGCAGAAAGTGATGTCGGCGTTGACTTATCGTGACGGTTCGTTTATTAAGATTAAAAATATTACTTTAGGATATACTTTGCCTCAAGTTGTTTCACGTAAGGTCTTGATGGAGAAATGTCGTTTCTATGCTACTGCGTATAATCCATTCTTATATGTAAAAGACAAGGAATTGAGAGGTACAGACCCTGAAACAAACGGTTCTGATTCGTTCCCGTTGTATAAGCAGTTTGTTTTTGGCGTAAATATTACATTCTAA
- a CDS encoding RNA polymerase sigma factor gives MINENKIRQIYKSNREQGFRLLVEYFQEPIYYYIRRLVVLHEDAEDVLQEVFIQIYRHWDQFRNESSLSTWIYRIATNESLRLLNSRKKRETVSTEDMQESLISQLRASDYVDYENELAVKFQEAILRLPEKQRLVFNLRYYDELDYEEIAHILDGKVDALKVNYHYAKEKIKEYILNN, from the coding sequence ATGATTAACGAAAACAAGATTCGACAAATATATAAATCCAATCGCGAGCAGGGCTTTCGGCTGTTGGTGGAATATTTTCAAGAACCGATATATTATTATATACGGCGTTTGGTGGTTCTGCATGAAGATGCGGAAGATGTGTTGCAGGAGGTTTTTATTCAGATATACAGACATTGGGATCAGTTTCGCAACGAAAGTTCATTGAGCACATGGATTTACCGGATTGCGACGAATGAAAGTCTCCGTCTGCTGAACAGCCGTAAAAAGCGGGAAACAGTTTCCACTGAAGACATGCAGGAAAGTCTGATTTCCCAGCTAAGGGCGTCCGATTATGTGGATTATGAGAATGAATTGGCCGTCAAATTTCAGGAAGCGATACTGAGGCTGCCGGAAAAGCAAAGGCTAGTATTCAATCTTCGCTATTATGATGAACTTGATTATGAAGAAATAGCTCATATTCTGGACGGTAAGGTTGATGCGCTTAAGGTCAACTATCATTATGCGAAAGAGAAGATTAAAGAGTACATACTAAATAATTAA